Proteins co-encoded in one Nicotiana sylvestris chromosome 7, ASM39365v2, whole genome shotgun sequence genomic window:
- the LOC104241604 gene encoding uncharacterized protein, with protein sequence MPLYCNCCKHQGHDEKTCRYISKKTHNPAAIDELEVFQEQTTGEKYTGDLRQLLNEKRGVNEGDRFAGEQNSLAKKKMGENQTGIHEHGESSVKISHIGGVPSTTVVHVEAANTLVNNAVLNATWDQAAVVEAVEKSNVQKLSDASKFDINPGLQGGVELNKVSAVITSKDEKRPVHVGSQLEGKHATIAVVEHHKNAGQEPATVGSKLEATVNRHPVGIANHNAAIGDTRLKDIPASTDFTRMYSATAGALKAAADRADTSNKHDMVQQQFGASGTAADVHKEQQELEGVGVEQAKHSPKGVRQQPAAHTLADDQQKTAEKISDKTATAQNSGNENIGTKSVLRENQNGKVIGDVKKADMNKKEGDWSLVTNKKTPTKKQVSPKQ encoded by the coding sequence ATGCCTTTGTACTGTAACTGTTGTAAACACCAGGGCCACGACGAGAAAACATGTCGATATATATCGAAAAAGACTCACAACCCAGCTGCGATTGATGAACTTGAAGTTTTTCAAGAACAAACTACTGGGGAAAAGTACACTGGTGATTTACGTCAACTTCTGAATGAGAAGAGGGGAGTGAATGAAGGGGATCGATTTGCTGGAGAACAAAATAGTTTGGCGAAAAAGAAAATGGGTGAAAATCAAACTGGGATTCATGAACATGGTGAAAGTTCAGTCAAGATATCACATATAGGTGGCGTTCCTAGTACTACTGTAGTGCATGTTGAAGCAGCTAATACTTTAGTGAATAATGCTGTTTTGAATGCAACTTGGGATCAAGCTGCAGTAGTGGAAGCAGTGGAGAAATCAAACGTGCAAAAACTGAGTGATGCTTCAAAATTTGATATAAATCCTGGGCTACAGGGAGGTGTTGAGCTAAATAAAGTTTCAGCTGTTATTACTTCTAAGGATGAAAAACGACCAGTTCATGTAGGCTCACAATTGGAGGGTAAGCATGCAACAATAGCAGTTGTAGAGCATCATAAAAATGCTGGACAAGAACCAGCTACTGTTGGTTCTAAGCTGGAGGCAACTGTTAATCGACATCCTGTTGGGATTGCTAATCATAACGCTGCAATTGGTGATACAAGGTTGAAGGATATCCCTGCCTCTACAGATTTTACAAGGATGTACTCAGCTACTGCTGGTGCGTTGAAGGCTGCTGCCGATCGAGCGGATACTTCTAACAAGCATGATATGGTTCAACAGCAGTTTGGAGCATCAGGTACAGCTGCCGATGTACATAAGGAGCAACAAGAACTGGAAGGTGTTGGTGTTGAACAAGCTAAACACTCTCCAAAAGGTGTAAGGCAACAACCAGCTGCACACACACTTGCTGATGATCAGCAAAAAACTGCAGAGAAAATCTCTGACAAAACAGCTACTGCCCAGAACTCTGGTAATGAAAACATTGGGACTAAGAGCGTATTGAGGGAAAATCAAAATGGGAAGGTGATCGGGGATGTTAAGAAAGCTGACATGAACAAAAAGGAAGGAGATTGGAGCTTGGTAACAAATAAAAAAACACCCACAAAGAAGCAGGTCTCACCAAAACAATAG